In the Caenorhabditis elegans chromosome X genome, one interval contains:
- the Y15E3A.4 gene encoding Major facilitator superfamily (MFS) profile domain-containing protein (Confirmed by transcript evidence), whose product MKEKGSTLVPFLADRQRYIILAIGTLCIAAIASNMTVINFTMICMAKPVNSSALTSNVEADNLAYSNKQKSIIMWAAAVGTLAAAWPFHWFYTQFGARSVFFAAGVVSTLSTAVMPLAAEVHFNFLVVARFFQGVSFGADFAAIGLIVVNWASLKQHGLFISLLSSFSQISVMFTMPVAGELCESTWGWQSVYYVHAVLSGVLFTAWLYFYRDNPTKHPQMTEIELEKIHRGKGDVKEHEKAPIAKILTNSVMLAVWLSAFGELMMSQFIVMYGPTFLKEVLGFAVNHTGYFVAVPRALHLAFKIISGVASDRIQFWSEKTKMRIFNTIALMVSGAFFCILGYLPKEQAHLSLVALLVIECSTGFICGGFYKCATLVARQHSHFVLSQIQFIKCLSLFIEPLLVFLICSHNTLEEWRIVFLTHGILLIVGNIIFCYFATDEPADFTRSATGEEMTDVPPERRRLTENEA is encoded by the exons ATGAAAGAGAAAGGATCTACTTTGGTGCCGTTTTTGGCCGACCGCCAGCGCTACATCATTTTGGCAATTG gtACTTTGTGTATTGCTGCAATTGCCAGTAACATGACAGTCATCAACTTCACTATGATCTGTATGGCGAAACCTGTGAATTCATCAGCACTCACCTCCAATGTAGAAGCCGACAATCTTGCATACTCCAACAAACAGAAGTCGATTATTATGTGGGCTGCTGCAGTCGGAACTCTTGCAGCTGCTTGGCCATTCCATTg GTTTTATACCCAATTTGGCGCTCGTAGTGTTTTCTTTGCTGCTGGAGTGGTTTCAACACTTTCAACCGCGGTTATGCCGCTTGCCGCAGAGgtccatttcaattttctcgtcGTTGCAAGATTTTTCCAG GGTGTTAGTTTTGGAGCTGATTTCGCTGCCATCGGATTGATCGTTGTCAACTGGGCCAGTCTGAAACAGCATGGATTGTTCATTTCACTGCTTTCCTCATTCTCCCAGATCTCTGTGATGTTTACGATGCCAGTAGCGGGTGAACTTTGCGAGTCTACATGGGGATGGCAATCAGTTTATTACGTTCATGCTGTGCTCAGTGGAGTTCTTTTCACTGCGTGGTTGTACTTCTACAG agataacCCGACAAAGCACCCACAAATGACTGAAATTGAGCTTGAGAAGATCCACAGAGGTAAAGGAGATGTTAAAGAGCACGAGAAGGCTCCAATTGCGAAGATTCTGACCAATTCTGTAATGCTCGCTGTGTGGCTATCGGCTTTCGGAGAGCTCATGATGTCCCAGTTCATTGTCATGTACGGACCAACATTCTTGAAAGAAGTCCTCGGATTTGCTGTCAATCACACCGGATATTTCGTCGCAGTACCACGTGCTCTGCATCTAGCCTTCAAGATCATCTCTGGAGTTGCCAGTGATCGTATCCAGTTCTGGTCGGAAAAAACCAAGATGAGAATATTCAACACAATTGCTCTGATGGTGTCTGGAGCATTCTTCTGCATTCTTGGATACTTACCGAAAGAGCAAGCTCATTTATCGTTGGTGGCTCTTCTTGTAATTGAATGTTCCACCGGGTTCATCTGTGGAGGATTTTACAAGTGTGCCACATTGGTCGCCAG acaacacTCTCACTTTGTGCTTTCTCAAATCCAATTTATCAAGTGTCTGTCCCTATTCATCGAGCCTCTCCTCGTCTTCCTTATCTGCAGTCACAACACCCTTGAGGAGTGGAGAATCGTTTTCCTTACCCACGGAATTCTTCTGATCG TTGGAAATATCATTTTCTGCTACTTTGCCACCGACGAGCCTGCAGACTTCACACGATCAGCAACTGGAGAGGAAATGACCGATGTTCCTCCAGAAAGAAGAAG actcaCTGAAAACGAAGCCTAA
- the Y15E3A.5 gene encoding uncharacterized protein (Confirmed by transcript evidence), translated as MLTDYYRNNMQQMDQNSSLNRHSDNGYGHGSYGSFSNDNRVPLDRPLFINTSMSAQQRVDIYRQLSDPPKDSEPALAFNFRSY; from the exons ATGTTGACCGATTACTACCGTAACAATATGCAGCAAATGGATCAGAATTCGTCTTTAAACCGACACTCTGATAATGGCTATGGCCATGGATCATATGGAAGCTTTTCCAATGATA ACCGAGTACCTCTTGACCGTCCACTGTTCATCAACACCTCAATGTCAGCCCAACAGAGAGTGGATATCTACCGCCAACTATCCGACCCACCAAAGGATAGTGAACCAGCCCTGGCTTTCAACTTTCGTAGCTACTAA